The following coding sequences are from one Nicotiana tomentosiformis chromosome 3, ASM39032v3, whole genome shotgun sequence window:
- the LOC104100132 gene encoding PX domain-containing protein EREL2-like isoform X2, producing MNLYGNYSFLDLGFNDPTFIESLSLSRTSSIDDDDELQPARISSLLDKASKSLRSPPKHRHDGTSPLPLGMDWSPPPRVWDGHDTIWPHDSHTGWSYCATIPSWTILSRPRGSATVVLYRVQIGIQSPDGFTTTREILRRFSDFLKLSSELKKEFPKKKLPPAPSKGLLRMQSNALLEERRCLLEDWMTKVLSDIELSRSARIGIFLELEAAARSSFYELNQNAADVNSSISVVPLIQFSNSSDVSLLAGQSSFASDCGNDSAYGTPELGSPTEGMSRFCELDNAAFYQGFTPSVEAISEVARLKHGDSKPAKDSEQGNQENRLKMPYTEDNGDVSAKRIIDNAQVACKDEMELFSGRENLTAFGHDKQTLETDISSERISDLSNFLKLEALRNTSYDSAEGAELLEGLNAPASSDLQFPGRLKVVIQLEEQTKMNRILSAMQLRLATAKTDMEDLLMRLNQEHAVRQYLATKVKDLEIELESLKQSGKENLQQAIQMERENFTHMLWDMEELRRKCVEMELNLTSEQAYKVQMESTQRITIQENERMYEELNAAQQQINSLRKHHLESESKSKADVKLLIKEIKSLRTSLTEQKQELCKLAKEKAEVERILKEERQIRERANAANIKLLHECEIVRNRLEECSVSFLIEEENKLVLEASSPSDAIDILSTSDNRIGLLLAEAQLLAEDVETTIASRNLDGGYSRTAVDELRKQLADVYVDNAKLRKQMNSVIRYALQISNRLEENEEESLPTKTALTKFLEG from the exons ATGAACCTCTACGGTAATTACTCATTTCTGGACTTGGGATTTAATGATCCCACTTTCATCGAATCCCTTTCGCTTTCTCGCACTTCGTCGATCGACGACGACGATGAATTACAGCCGGCGAGGATTTCTTCGTTGCTTGACAAAGCTAGCAAAAGTCTAAGGAGTCCACCTAAGCACCGGCACGACGGCACCTCGCCGCTTCCGTTAGGGATGGATTGGAGTCCTCCCCCTCGCGTTTGG GATGGACATGATACCATTTGGCCACATGATTCTCATACAGGATGGAGTTACTGTGCCACTATTCCTTCTTGGACTATCTTGTCACGCCCCAGAGGTTCAGCTACTGTAGTG TTGTACAGGGTTCAAATTGGTATACAATCACCTGATGGATTCACAACCACGCGAGAGATACTACGAAGATTTAGTGATTTCTTAAAGCTATCTTCAGAG CTGAAGAAAGAATTCCCAAAGAAAAAGTTGCCCCCCGCTCCTTCAAAGGGGCTTCTGAGAATGCAAAGCAATGCACTTTTGGAAGAA CGTAGGTGTTTATTGGAGGATTGGATGACGAAAGTATTGTCTGACATCGAGTTATCAAGAAGTGCTCGCATAGGGATCTTTCTTGAGCTTGAAGCAGCTGCAAGGTCAT CATTCTATGAATTGAATCAGAACGCTGCAGATGTGAATTCATCCATCAGCGTAGTTCCATTGATCCAATTCTCAAATAGTTCAGATGTTTCTTTGCTTGCTGGTCAATCATCATTTGCTTCTGATTGCGGCAATGATTCTGCTTATGGGACCCCTGAGTTGGGATCACCAACAGAGGGCATGAGCAGGTTCTGCGAACTTGACAACGCAGCATTTTACCAGGGTTTCACCCCTTCAGTTGAAGCAATTTCTGAAGTTGCCAGGTTAAAACATGGTGATAGCAAGCCAGCAAAAGATTCTGAACAAGGGAACCAGGAGAATCGTTTGAAAATGCCTTACACAGAAGATAACGGTGACGTTTCCGCCAAGAGAATCATAGATAATGCTCAAGTCGCATGCAAGGATGAGATGGAGCTTTTCTCCGGGAGAGAAAATCTTACAGCTTTTGGCCATGATAAACAGACTCTTGAAACTGACATTTCTTCAGAAAGAATCTCTGACCTCTCAAATTTCCTGAAGCTTGAAGCATTGAGGAATACCTCATATGACTCGGCTGAAGGTGCTGAACTTTTAGAAGGACTAAATGCACCGGCAAGCTCCGACTTACAGTTCCCGGGCCGCTTAAAAGTTGTTATTCAATTGGAAGAACAAACTAAAATGAATAGGATTCTTAGTGCTATGCAACTGAGGCTGGCCACAGCAAAAACTGACATGGAAGATCTCCTTATGAGACTGAATCAAGAACATGCTGTAAGACAGTATCTTGCCACAAAG GTTAAAGATTTGGAAATTGAGCTTGAATCTCTAAAACAGAGTGGCAAAGAGAACCTGCAGCAAGCAATTCAAATGGAGAGGGAAAACTTTACTCACATGCTATGGGATATGGAGGAACTTAGAAGAAAGTGTGTGGAGATGGAATTGAACCTGACGTCTGAACAG GCTTACAAGGTTCAAATGGAAtcaactcaaagaatcacaataCAAGAGAATGAAAGAATGTACGAAGAGTTGAATGCTGCTCAACAGCAGATCAATAGCTTGCGGAAACACCATTTGGAGTCAGAATCAAAGTCCAAAGCAGATGTCAAACTTTTAATCAAGGAGATTAAATCTCTACGAACTTCCCTGACAGAACAGAAGCAAGAGCTCTGCAAATTGGCAAAAGAGAAGGCAGAAGTAGAA AGGATTCTAAAGGAGGAAAGGCAAATTAGGGAACGTGCTAATGCTGCAAATATTAAGCTGCTGCATGAGTGTGAAATTGTTCGCAATAGACTTGAGGAATGCAGCGTCAGTTTCCTCATCGAGGAAGAAAATAAATTGGTCCTGGAGGCATCTAGCCCTTCTGATGCCATTGATATACTGTCAACATCTGATAATCGAATAGGTCTACTTCTTGCTGAG GCCCAGCTGCTTGCAGAAGATGTTGAAACTACTATTGCTAGTAGAAATCTTGATGGAGGTTATTCAAGGACAGCAGTGGATGAATTGAGGAAACAGCTAGCTGATGTTTACGTTGACAATGCCAAATTGAGGAAACAGATGAACTCCGTCATTCGTTATGCACTCCAAATATCTAATAGattggaggagaatgaagaagaaagtCTTCCAACAAAGACAGCTCTTACGAAGTTTTTAGAGGGATAA
- the LOC104100132 gene encoding PX domain-containing protein EREL2-like isoform X1 — translation MNLYGNYSFLDLGFNDPTFIESLSLSRTSSIDDDDELQPARISSLLDKASKSLRSPPKHRHDGTSPLPLGMDWSPPPRVWDGHDTIWPHDSHTGWSYCATIPSWTILSRPRGSATVVLYRVQIGIQSPDGFTTTREILRRFSDFLKLSSEFHTSHLLQLKKEFPKKKLPPAPSKGLLRMQSNALLEERRCLLEDWMTKVLSDIELSRSARIGIFLELEAAARSSFYELNQNAADVNSSISVVPLIQFSNSSDVSLLAGQSSFASDCGNDSAYGTPELGSPTEGMSRFCELDNAAFYQGFTPSVEAISEVARLKHGDSKPAKDSEQGNQENRLKMPYTEDNGDVSAKRIIDNAQVACKDEMELFSGRENLTAFGHDKQTLETDISSERISDLSNFLKLEALRNTSYDSAEGAELLEGLNAPASSDLQFPGRLKVVIQLEEQTKMNRILSAMQLRLATAKTDMEDLLMRLNQEHAVRQYLATKVKDLEIELESLKQSGKENLQQAIQMERENFTHMLWDMEELRRKCVEMELNLTSEQAYKVQMESTQRITIQENERMYEELNAAQQQINSLRKHHLESESKSKADVKLLIKEIKSLRTSLTEQKQELCKLAKEKAEVERILKEERQIRERANAANIKLLHECEIVRNRLEECSVSFLIEEENKLVLEASSPSDAIDILSTSDNRIGLLLAEAQLLAEDVETTIASRNLDGGYSRTAVDELRKQLADVYVDNAKLRKQMNSVIRYALQISNRLEENEEESLPTKTALTKFLEG, via the exons ATGAACCTCTACGGTAATTACTCATTTCTGGACTTGGGATTTAATGATCCCACTTTCATCGAATCCCTTTCGCTTTCTCGCACTTCGTCGATCGACGACGACGATGAATTACAGCCGGCGAGGATTTCTTCGTTGCTTGACAAAGCTAGCAAAAGTCTAAGGAGTCCACCTAAGCACCGGCACGACGGCACCTCGCCGCTTCCGTTAGGGATGGATTGGAGTCCTCCCCCTCGCGTTTGG GATGGACATGATACCATTTGGCCACATGATTCTCATACAGGATGGAGTTACTGTGCCACTATTCCTTCTTGGACTATCTTGTCACGCCCCAGAGGTTCAGCTACTGTAGTG TTGTACAGGGTTCAAATTGGTATACAATCACCTGATGGATTCACAACCACGCGAGAGATACTACGAAGATTTAGTGATTTCTTAAAGCTATCTTCAGAG TTTCACACCTCTCATTTGTTGCAGCTGAAGAAAGAATTCCCAAAGAAAAAGTTGCCCCCCGCTCCTTCAAAGGGGCTTCTGAGAATGCAAAGCAATGCACTTTTGGAAGAA CGTAGGTGTTTATTGGAGGATTGGATGACGAAAGTATTGTCTGACATCGAGTTATCAAGAAGTGCTCGCATAGGGATCTTTCTTGAGCTTGAAGCAGCTGCAAGGTCAT CATTCTATGAATTGAATCAGAACGCTGCAGATGTGAATTCATCCATCAGCGTAGTTCCATTGATCCAATTCTCAAATAGTTCAGATGTTTCTTTGCTTGCTGGTCAATCATCATTTGCTTCTGATTGCGGCAATGATTCTGCTTATGGGACCCCTGAGTTGGGATCACCAACAGAGGGCATGAGCAGGTTCTGCGAACTTGACAACGCAGCATTTTACCAGGGTTTCACCCCTTCAGTTGAAGCAATTTCTGAAGTTGCCAGGTTAAAACATGGTGATAGCAAGCCAGCAAAAGATTCTGAACAAGGGAACCAGGAGAATCGTTTGAAAATGCCTTACACAGAAGATAACGGTGACGTTTCCGCCAAGAGAATCATAGATAATGCTCAAGTCGCATGCAAGGATGAGATGGAGCTTTTCTCCGGGAGAGAAAATCTTACAGCTTTTGGCCATGATAAACAGACTCTTGAAACTGACATTTCTTCAGAAAGAATCTCTGACCTCTCAAATTTCCTGAAGCTTGAAGCATTGAGGAATACCTCATATGACTCGGCTGAAGGTGCTGAACTTTTAGAAGGACTAAATGCACCGGCAAGCTCCGACTTACAGTTCCCGGGCCGCTTAAAAGTTGTTATTCAATTGGAAGAACAAACTAAAATGAATAGGATTCTTAGTGCTATGCAACTGAGGCTGGCCACAGCAAAAACTGACATGGAAGATCTCCTTATGAGACTGAATCAAGAACATGCTGTAAGACAGTATCTTGCCACAAAG GTTAAAGATTTGGAAATTGAGCTTGAATCTCTAAAACAGAGTGGCAAAGAGAACCTGCAGCAAGCAATTCAAATGGAGAGGGAAAACTTTACTCACATGCTATGGGATATGGAGGAACTTAGAAGAAAGTGTGTGGAGATGGAATTGAACCTGACGTCTGAACAG GCTTACAAGGTTCAAATGGAAtcaactcaaagaatcacaataCAAGAGAATGAAAGAATGTACGAAGAGTTGAATGCTGCTCAACAGCAGATCAATAGCTTGCGGAAACACCATTTGGAGTCAGAATCAAAGTCCAAAGCAGATGTCAAACTTTTAATCAAGGAGATTAAATCTCTACGAACTTCCCTGACAGAACAGAAGCAAGAGCTCTGCAAATTGGCAAAAGAGAAGGCAGAAGTAGAA AGGATTCTAAAGGAGGAAAGGCAAATTAGGGAACGTGCTAATGCTGCAAATATTAAGCTGCTGCATGAGTGTGAAATTGTTCGCAATAGACTTGAGGAATGCAGCGTCAGTTTCCTCATCGAGGAAGAAAATAAATTGGTCCTGGAGGCATCTAGCCCTTCTGATGCCATTGATATACTGTCAACATCTGATAATCGAATAGGTCTACTTCTTGCTGAG GCCCAGCTGCTTGCAGAAGATGTTGAAACTACTATTGCTAGTAGAAATCTTGATGGAGGTTATTCAAGGACAGCAGTGGATGAATTGAGGAAACAGCTAGCTGATGTTTACGTTGACAATGCCAAATTGAGGAAACAGATGAACTCCGTCATTCGTTATGCACTCCAAATATCTAATAGattggaggagaatgaagaagaaagtCTTCCAACAAAGACAGCTCTTACGAAGTTTTTAGAGGGATAA